AGAAAGCTGGGATTTTCTGGTCCTCTGGTAGGAGGAAATCATCAATATATGGTGCAGGGAAAATTAAAAATCTGGATTCCTAATCCACACCAAGGAGATATCAGTAAAAGCTTGCTGGCTAAAATTTTACAACAAGCAAATATTAGTAGAGAAGAATGGGAAAAATTACGTTAAACAATTCTGTCTTGGAAAAGTTAAAAACTGTTATCAATTAAGCAAGATGAATGCCATAGAAAAGGGGTTTCTTTGAGAAACCCCTTTTCTGGACTGTCAATCTCTTGTCTCGATTAATTCGGGGACAAGTTCGGGAATAAAACCGGGTTCAGCTAAAGAACCGGTAACATGATGTTCAAAGACTTCTGCGGGGGGAAAAGTTTTCTTGACTTCCTGAGATTGCGGATCCGTAGAAGGTAGCCATTTAATTAGGGGTAAAGGTAGGAGAGTAGAGAGATTAGTAATCACCACCAATAACCAAAGGTTATCAAAATTAGTTTCGGTGACTCCCAACCAATGGGTTAATAAAGCGCCGATTTCTTGGGAAACTAATCCCGACATATTCCAGATAGACATTAATAAAGCGAATAGAGATGCTTCAATGCCCACGGGACAAAGACGCGCTGATAAAATTAAGACGGGTAAAAAGGCAATTTGTCCCATGACGGTGAGGATGAGACTATCCCCCAAACTAAACCAATGATCGTCAATACCGAGCGCTCGATTAGTATGGGTAACTAAGAGTAGGGTAGTCATGCCTAAAAGCGCAGAAATCACCGTACTCCAACCCAAAATTAAACGAAAGGAAATCGCTTTTAAAAACCGTTGATATACCCAGATGCCCAGGATCGAGGCTAAACTGGTGACTAAGCGCACTCGTCCTAAAAATTCCGGTTCAAATCCTAACTCGTTGGTGGTGAAGTAAAAAAAGGCAGAATCGGCGCTAGGAGTAGCCTGCCAGAGAAAAATAAAGGCAGTGGGTAATAAAATTGATTTTTGTCTAATTGCTGACCATAATTGCCCTATTTGCTCCTTGACTTTGGGCGTGGATTGTGCATCATCATTATTCTTGACTTTTTCCTCTGTAATTAAAAACGCCATGGCTGAGGCAATCAGGGGAAAAATAGCCGTGAGAGCGAAGACGGGACGAGTGCCGAGGTGTGCGAGTAACCAACCACCGAGATAAGCTGTAATTAAGCCGCCTAGGGCCGATATTCCCCAAGTTAAGGACTGTAGAGAGCCGGATTGAGTGAAGGACTCTCTGCGGGCCCTTTCTACTACCAAAGAATCGACGATGACATCACTAATGGTGACAGAAAGGGAACCAAGCAGGATCGCCGCCGTCGCTTGCCAAGCATTCTCCACCACAGTGGCTAGGGCCAACCACGCTAAAACACCGAGAATTCCTGATAAAATGAGGTAAGGCCGACGACGATAGCCGAAAATAGGCAAACCATCCGAAAGAAAGCCAAAAGCTGGTTTAATCACCCAAGGAATCGCCGCCACTCCGATTAATGCCCCCATCTGGGAGGGACTCAAGGCCAAATCGTCTTTTAAAAAGAAGCTAACCGCTAATCGGGAGAGTCCGAGAATGCCTTGCACGAAATAAACCCCTAAAATGCCGATTAATTCGGGATTAGGGTCATTTCCGAACAAGATAGTCTCTTTAAGGAATTTTTTCCCGCGATCGATGCCAAGGCGATTAATAAGCATGAAGTTTCATAAATATTTGTTACTGTCTCTATAATAATGATTGAGCGCTCGATCGGTGCGTTAGCTGTTAGGGTTTAACTGTTGAGCTTTAGGTTTTGGCGGTTGGGTATTGGGTTTTAGGGTTTTAGTTGAATTTCCCCTGCTCCCCACTTCCCCATCCCCAATCGGCATAAAAGGCTTATTTTGATGTTATGTGGAAATTTTCTGGCGATCGCTCTATCTGAAAGTAATATACAGAAAGATTTTAAAAAAAATGTGTATTTGGTGTGATATACAGAAAGTTTCCGTATAATATGGTCAGGCGTGCAACTAAAAAAGGGGTTTCAAGCTAACCTGGGAATAGTTGAGACAGTTATAGCGGGCATTATCGTTGCAGCAATTTTGGGTATTACAAAGTTTGTCGTCAAGTCAAATGGTATTTCTCAATTGCCATCTCAAATAGTCTCTAATTCCTTATTAGTAGATAATCAAGATGAACTATATAGAAAATTAATAAAGCACAGAGAAATATTATGAGGCTGTCATTCCCATCTGGAGCCATAGTTCTCTCAAATCTCGTATAACTCCTGTAACCATCTCAAAAAAATTGCCGATTGGGGATGGGAGCAATTAAGTATTTTTTGTTTTACTGCATCGTGAAGTTGTTTCCCCGGCGGATCTTGCCAAGCTAAATAGGTATGAATATTAGCCTTATCTAGATGATAATCTCTATAGGTTGCCCCTTGTTGTTTTGCCTCTATCACCTTGTTTTGTGTATATTGCCAAAGATTATTATCGGGAACTAAATAGGCTAAAAAAGTCTCTAACATCCCTCTAGATTGATTGTCAGGCATCATCCACACACCGAATTTTATACCCGATTCTAGAGTTATAATTAATCCCTCTGCTGGTAAATTTTGAGGGAAGTTAGGTATATTTGGTAAACAGGCATTATATAAACTTTTCCAACGATTATCAGGTTCTTGGTCTGCATCCATAATAATTCCTAAATGAGTTAGTCCACTATCATTGATTTCGTTGTAAATATTATCGCTATCGAGTAAACTCTCAATGCTACCAGCGGGTTTAATATAGATAATAGCTGTGTCCTTTGTCTCTCCCCAAGAGATGCCATGGGCTTCTGCTAATTCGGGAATCACTCTCATGTCTTCTCTTCCCTCTACCAAAAGTTTTTTAGGATGTATTCTGGGCATTTTTAGCGAACCTCAATATCTCTTTCAGAAGCGAGGTAAATTTGTCTAGCATTGAAGGAAACTGCTTTTTCTTTGTCCCTATCTATCCTTTGAATAGTAATCTCGTTATCGGTAATTTTTTCTTCGGTAATTAATTCGGCTAAACTTTGCCAACAATCCCGGCTGTGAGTGGTGGCGAATACCTGAATATTGAGTTTTTTAGCGGTTTCCCAGACGACTTTCCACATATCAGTCATGACAGTAAAGTGCAATCCGCTATCAATTTCATCAACTAATAAAATTCCATTTTCAAGATTAACCATCGCTAAAACTAATCCTAACATTCGCCAAAATCCATCGCCTAAACTGCCAATAGGTATAGGTTGATCATGATTTTTAATTTTGATTAAAAACCCACCTCTAACACCTAGGTTATTTGCAGTTGAATACTTGCCAGAACCAATACTGGCTATTCTTTCAATTTTTGGCTCAATAATTTTCAAAGATTCAATAATTAAATCTTCTAAAGGAGAGAGAACAATGTTGTCAAAAAGTGCCGCCATATCAGAACTTGTTAGAGAAAATGGTGTTAAGAACCTCAATTCAATTTTATTATCAATACCTATTTTATGGGAAATTCTGCTTAAACTAGCCATTCTTCTGGAATCTCTGGCAAGAGTACCGTTGGCAAGAAGTTCCAGTTCAATAGGTTTTTGTGATTGACTCCATCTAATACTTAAAAGAAGTTTATTCCATTCCTCATCGTCGAAAATATTATCATTATTTAAATCATCATTTTTGTCTGAAAATAGAGATAGTTGTATAGGAATACTTTTAACAGAAATAGTAACACTTTCCTGATGTGATTCCCTAGATCCAATGATAATAATTTCCTTACTTGGGATGATTTCATGCCCAGGAAATAAATGACAAATTTCAAAAACTTTAGTGCGACCAGCTAACTTATTTTCCAACCAAGCGAACTCACCTCTATAGCTAATAGTTTCAAGAAATATATCTATATTATTCTGAGCATACAAAAACTGAATCGCTTCTAAAATAGAAGTTTTACCGCTATTATTTTTACCTACTAAGAGATTAATTCGACCAAGATTGGCCATCTCAAAATTTTGAAAACCGCGAAAGCCTTCAATTTTTAGGGATTCTAACATGAGTAATTACCCCGGATTTTCCGTTATTAAATCTAGTTTATCTCAACCTCAGAAAACACCTCAATTAACGACAGAGCAGCACCATGGCGATACCGATACCTAAACTTAAACCGACCAGCACTTGAAAAGGAGTATGACCAATTAATTCCTTTAAACGTTCCTCGTTAAATTCCTTGCCCTCCTGGAACATTTCATCGATAATTTGATTGAGAATCCGGGCCTGTTTTCCTGCTGCCTGACGCACTCCAGCCGCATCATACATAACAATAACCGCAAAAAGTGCGGCGATGGCAAATTCGGAACTAGACCAACCCACCTGTAATCCTACTCCAGTAGCCAAGGCCCCCACCAGCGCCGAGTGAGCGCTAGGCATTCCCCCCGACGAGACTAAATAGCGCAGACTCACCTTACCATCGCGGATTAACTCAATCAGCGCTTTTAGTCCTTGGGCAGTGAAACAAGCTAAAAGAGAGATTAGCAGTATTTGATTGTGTA
This portion of the Microcystis aeruginosa NIES-2549 genome encodes:
- a CDS encoding AAA family ATPase, giving the protein MLESLKIEGFRGFQNFEMANLGRINLLVGKNNSGKTSILEAIQFLYAQNNIDIFLETISYRGEFAWLENKLAGRTKVFEICHLFPGHEIIPSKEIIIIGSRESHQESVTISVKSIPIQLSLFSDKNDDLNNDNIFDDEEWNKLLLSIRWSQSQKPIELELLANGTLARDSRRMASLSRISHKIGIDNKIELRFLTPFSLTSSDMAALFDNIVLSPLEDLIIESLKIIEPKIERIASIGSGKYSTANNLGVRGGFLIKIKNHDQPIPIGSLGDGFWRMLGLVLAMVNLENGILLVDEIDSGLHFTVMTDMWKVVWETAKKLNIQVFATTHSRDCWQSLAELITEEKITDNEITIQRIDRDKEKAVSFNARQIYLASERDIEVR
- a CDS encoding type II toxin-antitoxin system HicA family toxin produces the protein MPPFAPIKRKELIRQLRKLGFSGPLVGGNHQYMVQGKLKIWIPNPHQGDISKSLLAKILQQANISREEWEKLR
- a CDS encoding divergent PAP2 family protein, giving the protein MQDFQQVLHNQILLISLLACFTAQGLKALIELIRDGKVSLRYLVSSGGMPSAHSALVGALATGVGLQVGWSSSEFAIAALFAVIVMYDAAGVRQAAGKQARILNQIIDEMFQEGKEFNEERLKELIGHTPFQVLVGLSLGIGIAMVLLCR
- a CDS encoding folate/biopterin family MFS transporter; this encodes MLINRLGIDRGKKFLKETILFGNDPNPELIGILGVYFVQGILGLSRLAVSFFLKDDLALSPSQMGALIGVAAIPWVIKPAFGFLSDGLPIFGYRRRPYLILSGILGVLAWLALATVVENAWQATAAILLGSLSVTISDVIVDSLVVERARRESFTQSGSLQSLTWGISALGGLITAYLGGWLLAHLGTRPVFALTAIFPLIASAMAFLITEEKVKNNDDAQSTPKVKEQIGQLWSAIRQKSILLPTAFIFLWQATPSADSAFFYFTTNELGFEPEFLGRVRLVTSLASILGIWVYQRFLKAISFRLILGWSTVISALLGMTTLLLVTHTNRALGIDDHWFSLGDSLILTVMGQIAFLPVLILSARLCPVGIEASLFALLMSIWNMSGLVSQEIGALLTHWLGVTETNFDNLWLLVVITNLSTLLPLPLIKWLPSTDPQSQEVKKTFPPAEVFEHHVTGSLAEPGFIPELVPELIETRD
- a CDS encoding DUF3226 domain-containing protein; protein product: MPRIHPKKLLVEGREDMRVIPELAEAHGISWGETKDTAIIYIKPAGSIESLLDSDNIYNEINDSGLTHLGIIMDADQEPDNRWKSLYNACLPNIPNFPQNLPAEGLIITLESGIKFGVWMMPDNQSRGMLETFLAYLVPDNNLWQYTQNKVIEAKQQGATYRDYHLDKANIHTYLAWQDPPGKQLHDAVKQKILNCSHPQSAIFLRWLQELYEI